The following are from one region of the Phormidium sp. PBR-2020 genome:
- a CDS encoding M48 family metalloprotease, whose amino-acid sequence MKPLRNLLCFLLGTSLFLSLNLFLPNLPLLRQRAVAAQPLHDLVVHKSISFKTHPEMSGSGEKSLKALPSRGDRQLAQRSLLQEQGRLTNRSRRLRDGSRYNIYEFSGNAGQEVRIQLESSDFDTYLILVGPNDQPLAENDDRAPGDTNSELVLSLPETGTYRIIANALNSRGRGNYELALYPVGSTNTAQQKPDPNAPREPAAPVSLNEREALLAQGDRYHLQGNFREAERLYRQAKPEFPAEGTIQIAEAITEDQLSPAGRVYWNNVQEGLAENRESQVEASLDLLFAEAPGFAPPYTLIAQRHLDEGNTDEAIAFLEDATTRFPGSYELARMLAETLRADGQRLEASIAAREFAIVNPEHPQAGAMTELAEDYLSSFRGRLRESIALRGLGGLAVGVLTGRTGSTVFQAINLAQLMLAGESRLGAQIAEQLQGQLRMVNDPEILGYVDELGQEVARYMGRDEFDYEFFVVDDETLNAFALPGGKVFVNTGAILAANSEAELAGLLGHEVGHAVLSHGFQRVVTNNLLANLAREIPFGNLLGTLVSLDYSRKHERQSDIIGTRVIHSAGYAADGLRNFMQTLRERHGGGPAIPYLSTHPAPRTRVRYMEELIERNNYNRYSFEGVERHAQIKARLS is encoded by the coding sequence ATGAAACCCTTACGAAACCTATTGTGCTTCCTATTGGGGACAAGCCTGTTCCTGAGCCTAAACCTATTTTTGCCCAACCTGCCCCTATTGCGTCAGCGAGCCGTAGCCGCTCAGCCGCTCCATGACCTAGTGGTTCATAAATCCATTAGCTTCAAAACCCATCCTGAGATGAGCGGAAGCGGGGAAAAATCCCTGAAAGCCCTGCCATCGAGGGGCGATCGCCAACTGGCCCAGCGATCGCTGCTGCAAGAACAAGGCCGTTTAACCAACCGCAGTCGCCGCCTACGAGATGGCAGTCGCTACAATATCTACGAATTTTCAGGCAATGCCGGGCAAGAAGTTCGCATTCAACTCGAAAGCTCAGACTTTGATACCTATCTCATTCTCGTTGGCCCCAACGATCAGCCCCTAGCGGAGAACGACGATCGCGCTCCTGGGGATACCAACTCAGAACTGGTACTGAGTCTGCCGGAGACAGGAACCTATCGCATTATTGCCAACGCCCTCAATTCTCGGGGTCGAGGCAACTACGAGCTGGCCCTGTACCCCGTTGGCTCGACCAATACCGCCCAGCAAAAACCCGACCCCAATGCACCTCGGGAACCCGCCGCCCCCGTTTCCCTCAATGAGCGCGAAGCCCTACTGGCCCAGGGCGATCGCTACCATCTCCAGGGGAATTTTCGGGAAGCCGAACGGCTCTATCGTCAAGCAAAACCGGAGTTTCCCGCCGAAGGAACCATCCAAATTGCCGAAGCCATCACGGAGGATCAACTCTCCCCAGCCGGTCGCGTTTATTGGAATAATGTTCAAGAGGGCCTAGCCGAAAACCGCGAATCTCAGGTTGAAGCCTCCTTAGATCTCCTCTTTGCAGAAGCCCCCGGCTTTGCACCTCCCTATACCCTCATTGCCCAACGCCATCTCGACGAAGGAAACACCGACGAGGCGATCGCCTTCCTCGAAGACGCCACCACTCGCTTCCCCGGTTCCTATGAACTGGCGCGAATGCTAGCCGAAACCCTACGAGCCGATGGACAACGCCTAGAAGCCTCCATCGCCGCCCGGGAATTTGCCATTGTCAACCCCGAACATCCCCAAGCTGGGGCCATGACAGAATTAGCAGAAGATTATCTCAGCAGTTTCCGGGGTCGTCTACGGGAAAGTATTGCCCTACGGGGTTTGGGTGGCTTAGCCGTGGGGGTGTTAACCGGACGCACCGGCTCCACCGTGTTTCAAGCCATTAACCTCGCTCAGCTGATGCTGGCCGGAGAATCTCGCCTCGGGGCGCAAATCGCCGAACAGTTACAAGGTCAATTGCGGATGGTGAATGACCCAGAAATTCTCGGCTATGTGGATGAATTGGGTCAAGAGGTGGCCCGCTATATGGGACGAGATGAATTTGACTATGAGTTTTTCGTGGTCGATGACGAGACTCTCAACGCCTTTGCCCTGCCTGGTGGTAAAGTCTTCGTCAACACCGGCGCAATTTTAGCGGCAAACTCCGAGGCGGAATTGGCGGGGTTACTCGGCCATGAAGTGGGTCATGCGGTATTGTCTCACGGCTTCCAGCGGGTGGTCACCAATAATCTCTTGGCGAACCTCGCTCGGGAAATTCCCTTTGGTAACTTGTTGGGAACCTTGGTGAGTTTGGACTACAGCCGTAAACATGAACGCCAGTCCGACATTATTGGTACTCGGGTGATTCACAGTGCCGGGTATGCGGCGGATGGCTTACGCAACTTCATGCAAACTCTACGGGAGCGTCATGGCGGTGGTCCTGCAATTCCCTATCTCTCCACTCACCCGGCCCCGCGCACTCGGGTGCGTTATATGGAGGAGTTGATTGAGCGGAATAATTACAACCGCTACAGCTTTGAAGGGGTGGAACGTCACGCTCAGATTAAGGCACGGTTGTCTTAG
- a CDS encoding HEAT repeat domain-containing protein, with the protein MQQPEIDFQSYLQSIRDDDNYQEWEEVYTPTTLEDRQQVSAPETVTPRQRRLSSRLKLRAGIVKPQQQGQENRPDESPQHKEQVEEWDVLDGLRHYAADHVVLIGKPGSGKSTSLERLLWEEAERALHDAKAQIPVLVKLRRCSSTIEKLIRDFLVGHQVTLEIHQIEELLRQGKFLLLLDGLNELPEAFRTEMVNFRDRYHRTTAMIVSTRELSVGGILGIEKTLKMLPLREAQMREFVRGYLGEEGDRLFEQLRGDRLRKFAETPLLLWMLCRVFHEYGQVPTNLGLAFREFAQLHDQEIQADAATDSREQWSKLLRHLAFVMMQGETPTDLRLSIPREEAENCLTEYLQQKGRANPRDCAERWLKDLLKYHLIQLVIQENFEEHLEFRHQLIQEYYAAEELLRRLPHLSDEELKRDYLNYLKWTEPVALMLALLDEEATALQVVRLAMDEVDLILGARLAGEVQLALQATTVGWIDEKELPVKLKVQCWEVSHSEQAVEGLLAALKNSGEQVRMKAAKALGNIGSEKAVKGLLAALQDSEKQVRWKAAEALIKIGGEQSVEGLLAALQDSDRYVRMEATEALGNIGSEQAVEGLLVALQDSDNDVREKAAEALGNIGIEQAVEGLLAALQDKIYYVRSEAAEALGNIGSEKAVKGLLAALQDNVREKAAEALGKIGSEQAVEGLLAALQDSEKQVRWKAAEALGKIGIEEAVEKLLAALQDSDRVVRREATEALGNIGSEQAVEGLLVALQDSDNDVRRTAAYALGKIGGEQAVEKLLAALEDSDRLVRRTAGDALENIGIEEAVEGLLAALEDSDWLVRMRMETAYALGKIGGEQAVEGLRVALQDSDRYVPRTATYALGKIGSEQAVEGLLAALQDSDNDVRRTAAYALGKIGIEEAVEKLLAALQDSDRYVRRTAGEALENIGIEEAVEGLLAALQDSDNDVRMETAYALGNIGGEQAVERLLAALQDSEKQVRWKAAEALGKIGSEQAVEGLLAALQDKIYYVRREATEALGKIGSEQAVEGLLAALQDKDSDEDVRREATEALGKIGGEQAVEGLLAALQDSDYKVRETATEALGKIGGEQAVEGLRVALKDSDEDVRETAAYALGKIGGEQAVEGLRVALQDSEKQVRMTAAEALGKIGSEQAVEGLLAALQDKDSDEGVRRTAAYALGKIGSEEGVEGLLAALKDSGWYARMTAAQDLGNIGDARPLSDLWQLYRKRRDFYLWNAITQIQNHCQFYNYELWQVYRESQKNNNLPILTRGSSSSSIYNIKQVGILNTGDVTIDGDQIGEQPP; encoded by the coding sequence GTGCAGCAACCTGAGATTGACTTTCAGTCCTATTTACAGTCCATCCGGGACGATGACAACTATCAGGAATGGGAAGAGGTGTACACCCCCACAACCCTGGAAGATCGGCAGCAAGTATCCGCGCCGGAGACGGTCACGCCTCGCCAACGGCGGTTGTCCTCGCGGTTGAAGTTGCGCGCGGGGATCGTGAAGCCCCAGCAACAGGGGCAAGAGAATCGCCCTGATGAATCCCCGCAACACAAAGAGCAGGTTGAGGAATGGGATGTTTTGGACGGGTTGCGCCACTATGCGGCGGATCATGTGGTCTTGATTGGGAAACCAGGATCGGGAAAGTCCACCTCTCTAGAACGGCTACTCTGGGAGGAGGCAGAGCGGGCGTTGCACGATGCCAAGGCTCAGATTCCGGTGTTGGTGAAGTTACGGCGCTGTAGCAGCACAATCGAAAAACTGATTCGAGATTTTCTGGTGGGGCATCAGGTTACTCTGGAAATTCACCAAATTGAGGAACTATTGCGCCAGGGTAAGTTCTTGTTGTTGCTCGATGGCTTGAATGAGTTACCGGAAGCCTTCAGAACAGAGATGGTGAATTTCCGCGATCGCTATCACCGTACGACAGCCATGATTGTCTCAACGCGGGAGTTATCTGTCGGCGGCATTCTGGGTATTGAGAAGACCCTGAAAATGTTGCCCCTGAGGGAAGCGCAAATGCGGGAGTTTGTGCGGGGGTATTTGGGTGAGGAGGGCGATCGTCTGTTTGAGCAGCTTCGAGGTGACAGGCTACGGAAGTTTGCGGAAACGCCCCTGTTATTATGGATGCTCTGCCGAGTGTTTCATGAGTATGGTCAGGTTCCCACGAATTTGGGGTTGGCATTTCGGGAGTTTGCACAACTTCATGATCAAGAGATCCAAGCGGATGCTGCAACAGATTCGAGAGAACAGTGGTCGAAGCTGCTGCGCCATCTAGCTTTTGTGATGATGCAGGGGGAAACGCCCACGGACTTGCGGCTCTCGATTCCCAGGGAGGAAGCTGAAAACTGTTTAACGGAGTATTTGCAGCAAAAGGGTCGGGCAAATCCCAGAGATTGTGCAGAACGCTGGCTCAAGGATCTGCTGAAATACCACCTGATTCAACTGGTGATTCAAGAAAATTTTGAGGAACACCTGGAGTTTCGCCACCAACTGATTCAGGAATATTATGCGGCGGAAGAATTACTGCGACGCTTGCCCCATCTGAGCGATGAGGAACTGAAGCGGGATTATCTCAACTATCTCAAGTGGACAGAACCGGTGGCATTAATGTTGGCGCTGCTGGATGAGGAAGCCACCGCCTTGCAAGTGGTTAGGTTGGCGATGGATGAGGTGGATTTAATCTTGGGGGCACGGCTGGCGGGGGAGGTGCAGCTGGCGTTGCAAGCCACTACCGTCGGTTGGATTGACGAGAAGGAATTACCCGTTAAGCTCAAAGTTCAATGCTGGGAGGTAAGCCATTCCGAGCAAGCGGTTGAGGGGTTGCTCGCTGCACTCAAGAACTCAGGGGAGCAGGTGCGTATGAAAGCCGCCAAGGCCTTGGGAAACATCGGCAGTGAGAAAGCCGTTAAGGGGTTGCTCGCTGCACTCCAGGACTCAGAGAAGCAGGTGCGTTGGAAAGCCGCCGAGGCCTTGATAAAAATCGGCGGTGAGCAATCGGTTGAGGGGTTGCTTGCTGCACTCCAGGACTCAGACAGATATGTGCGTATGGAAGCCACCGAGGCCTTGGGAAACATCGGCAGTGAGCAAGCGGTTGAGGGGTTGCTCGTTGCACTCCAGGACTCAGACAACGATGTGCGTGAGAAAGCCGCCGAGGCCTTGGGAAACATCGGCATTGAGCAAGCGGTTGAGGGGTTGCTCGCTGCACTCCAGGACAAGATCTACTATGTGCGTTCGGAAGCCGCCGAGGCCTTGGGAAACATCGGCAGTGAGAAAGCCGTTAAGGGGTTGCTCGCTGCACTCCAGGACAATGTGCGTGAGAAAGCCGCCGAGGCCTTGGGAAAAATCGGCAGTGAGCAAGCGGTTGAGGGGTTGCTTGCTGCACTCCAGGACTCAGAGAAGCAGGTGCGTTGGAAAGCCGCCGAGGCCTTGGGAAAAATCGGCATTGAGGAAGCCGTTGAGAAGTTGCTCGCTGCACTCCAAGACTCAGACCGGGTTGTGCGTAGAGAAGCCACCGAGGCCTTGGGAAACATCGGCAGTGAGCAAGCGGTTGAGGGGTTGCTCGTTGCACTCCAGGACTCAGACAACGATGTGCGTAGGACTGCAGCCTATGCCTTGGGAAAAATCGGCGGTGAGCAAGCGGTTGAGAAGTTGCTCGCTGCACTCGAGGACTCAGACCGGCTTGTGCGTAGGACTGCCGGCGATGCCTTGGAAAACATCGGCATTGAGGAAGCGGTTGAGGGGTTGCTCGCTGCACTCGAGGACTCAGACTGGCTTGTGCGTATGCGTATGGAAACCGCCTATGCCTTGGGAAAAATCGGCGGTGAGCAAGCGGTTGAGGGGTTGCGCGTTGCACTCCAGGACTCAGACAGATATGTGCCTAGGACTGCCACCTATGCCTTGGGAAAAATCGGCAGTGAGCAAGCGGTTGAGGGGTTGCTCGCTGCACTCCAGGACTCAGACAACGATGTGCGTAGGACTGCTGCCTATGCCTTGGGAAAAATCGGCATTGAGGAAGCCGTTGAGAAGTTGCTCGCTGCACTCCAGGACTCAGACAGATATGTGCGTAGGACTGCCGGCGAGGCCTTGGAAAACATCGGCATTGAGGAAGCGGTTGAGGGGTTGCTCGCTGCACTCCAGGACTCAGACAACGATGTGCGTATGGAAACCGCCTATGCCTTGGGAAACATCGGCGGTGAGCAAGCGGTTGAGAGGTTGCTCGCTGCACTCCAGGACTCAGAGAAGCAGGTGCGTTGGAAAGCCGCCGAGGCCTTGGGAAAAATCGGCAGTGAGCAAGCGGTTGAGGGGTTGCTTGCTGCACTCCAGGACAAGATCTACTATGTGCGTAGGGAAGCCACCGAGGCCTTGGGAAAAATCGGCAGTGAGCAAGCGGTTGAGGGGTTGCTTGCTGCACTCCAGGACAAGGACTCAGACGAAGATGTGCGTAGGGAAGCCACCGAGGCCTTGGGAAAAATCGGCGGTGAGCAAGCGGTTGAGGGGTTGCTCGCTGCACTCCAGGACTCAGACTACAAGGTGCGTGAGACTGCCACCGAGGCCTTGGGAAAAATCGGCGGTGAGCAAGCGGTTGAGGGGTTGCGCGTTGCACTCAAGGACTCAGACGAAGATGTGCGTGAGACTGCCGCCTATGCCTTGGGAAAAATCGGCGGTGAGCAAGCGGTTGAGGGGTTGCGCGTTGCACTCCAGGACTCAGAGAAGCAGGTGCGTATGACTGCCGCCGAGGCCTTGGGAAAAATCGGCAGTGAGCAAGCGGTTGAGGGGTTGCTTGCTGCACTCCAGGACAAGGACTCAGACGAAGGTGTGCGTAGGACTGCTGCCTATGCCTTGGGAAAAATTGGCAGTGAGGAAGGGGTTGAGGGGTTGCTTGCTGCACTCAAGGACTCAGGCTGGTATGCGCGTATGACTGCCGCCCAGGACTTGGGAAACATCGGTGATGCTCGACCGTTGAGTGATCTTTGGCAGTTATATCGCAAGCGACGGGATTTTTACCTATGGAATGCCATTACTCAAATCCAAAACCACTGCCAGTTCTATAACTACGAACTCTGGCAAGTCTATCGAGAATCACAGAAGAACAACAATCTCCCCATTCTGACTAGAGGTAGCTCCTCCTCCAGCATCTACAATATCAAGCAAGTCGGCATTCTTAATACAGGCGACGTCACCATCGACGGCGATCAGATTGGAGAGCAACCCCCATGA
- a CDS encoding HEAT repeat domain-containing protein, which produces MTQHPAYQQLVLDTLCTNLKDPIPVIRAKAAQALGKIGNEQAIPPLLQQFNDPDPEVRREVAEALGRLGSEQAISALRQLLEDREPNVRSHAAKALGNIGSEQAIPALLPLLKDSQSHVRSHAAEALGNIGSEQAISGLLSLLTDSDVTVRQTAAIALGHLPGSTVLTPLLDTLQQPNPILRQTAAIALGQLNQDVAIPALVQLLNDPDTQVRESAIEALGKLGSAVDQSVA; this is translated from the coding sequence ATGACTCAACATCCAGCCTATCAACAACTGGTGCTTGACACCCTTTGCACCAACCTGAAAGACCCCATCCCGGTCATTCGCGCTAAAGCGGCTCAAGCTCTGGGTAAAATCGGCAACGAACAGGCAATTCCTCCATTGCTGCAACAGTTCAACGACCCTGATCCTGAGGTGCGTCGGGAGGTGGCAGAGGCATTAGGACGGCTCGGAAGTGAACAGGCAATTTCTGCATTACGACAACTCCTTGAAGATCGCGAACCTAATGTCCGTAGCCATGCCGCCAAAGCCTTAGGCAACATCGGCAGTGAACAGGCGATTCCCGCATTACTACCACTCCTCAAAGATTCTCAATCTCATGTCCGTAGCCATGCCGCTGAAGCCTTAGGCAACATTGGCAGCGAACAGGCAATTTCAGGCTTGCTCAGTCTTTTGACTGACTCTGATGTAACCGTTCGACAAACGGCTGCGATCGCCCTCGGCCACCTTCCGGGTTCAACGGTTCTCACGCCGTTACTTGACACTCTGCAACAGCCGAATCCGATCCTACGCCAAACTGCCGCGATCGCCCTCGGACAACTCAATCAAGATGTTGCCATTCCTGCCCTGGTTCAATTGCTAAATGACCCGGATACTCAAGTCCGTGAATCTGCAATCGAAGCATTAGGGAAACTGGGAAGCGCAGTGGATCAATCCGTTGCCTAG
- a CDS encoding HEAT repeat domain-containing protein, with translation MTLENRQIIIETLCTLLTDTTNSSTIRICAVQSLGRLGAETSIPLLCQLVLEESDTNLRLAVMDALVMIAQSPFSQLMSEQSKNQPIFKINQVGNINSGDVTISGNQVGIQHNYAPEAKTKPDQQLARLLSKLRDKYPNKTDAELFEILLNGFATMPQNNPQNWQRWQDSFSILFAGVVEAAKISVPIAGIPIEVLKRLYEIYDRNRKQLPEN, from the coding sequence GTGACCCTAGAGAACCGTCAAATCATTATCGAAACCCTCTGTACCTTACTCACAGATACAACAAATAGCAGCACAATTCGCATTTGTGCAGTACAATCTCTAGGTCGGTTAGGTGCAGAAACAAGCATCCCATTACTCTGTCAACTTGTGCTGGAAGAGTCTGACACCAATCTTCGCCTCGCGGTCATGGATGCTTTAGTGATGATCGCTCAATCCCCATTTTCTCAACTCATGTCTGAACAATCTAAAAATCAACCCATTTTCAAGATCAATCAAGTCGGTAACATCAACAGTGGAGATGTGACGATCTCAGGCAATCAAGTTGGGATTCAGCATAACTATGCTCCAGAAGCCAAGACTAAACCTGACCAACAGCTTGCTCGGCTCCTCAGCAAACTGCGGGACAAATACCCCAACAAAACTGACGCAGAACTCTTTGAAATTCTGCTCAATGGCTTTGCCACTATGCCCCAAAACAATCCCCAAAACTGGCAACGCTGGCAAGATAGTTTCAGCATCCTTTTTGCAGGGGTGGTCGAAGCTGCCAAAATCTCAGTTCCCATTGCAGGCATCCCCATCGAAGTCCTCAAGCGGCTTTATGAAATTTACGATCGCAACCGCAAACAACTGCCAGAAAACTAG
- a CDS encoding S8 family serine peptidase translates to MTQSLPSKLYAEAIVRSPARTSLLSETTPLTPEAITQFYGDRRTLDCACDRLAAAGFEVLQVGNLSISIAAPADTYERVFQTTLRHVERPVIKERARETTATFIDAADSQQFGKIDTENSSLAEFLDGVAINEPVYYLGYPSPSPTPPSVRQTYLQVPDGLAQALNAQSLHEQGICGQGTHVVMVDTGWYRHPYFAQHNYHVDVKLAPGSDSPDWDHHGHGTGESANLLAIAPQTQLTVVKADVALKGKFRNVNSIAAFRTAAHLRPDIISCSWGTDIRYPPISAYNRLLAATVVDAIHEGIIVVFAAGNGHWGFPAQHPNVLSVGGVYLHLDGPLKGQLEASNYASAFNSPLYPKRGVPDVCGLVGQRPDASYIMLPVPPGSRIDKNRALAGDETESNDGWAAFSGTSAAAPQIAGICALIRQMAPRLSPFQVKEILQKTARDVQSGGCHPAAGGYRSQPGFDLATGAGLADAGSAIAFLTQRRFSTHQRGNYDVYQSSIRREPQMSDFPKLRQNLETLIVEFNELLQEKFEAGDIEAVELSLSEGNFVRRSPKTRGILALVKLLKELDDPANLELKHVFAAQSLLKIHQYRELATEVLIEAVTHESKKISEAATQALGELMNLGRVSEDSTNCCQSAPENPSILFDGMSIDLFFETNPGEYRRFGTGKKQRDGSYLVRLT, encoded by the coding sequence ATGACGCAATCACTTCCGTCTAAACTCTATGCAGAAGCCATCGTGCGATCGCCCGCCCGAACGTCCCTGTTGTCCGAAACCACTCCCCTGACCCCCGAAGCGATCACCCAGTTTTATGGCGATCGCCGCACCCTTGACTGTGCCTGCGATCGCCTCGCCGCCGCCGGGTTTGAAGTCCTACAAGTTGGCAATCTCTCCATCAGTATCGCCGCCCCAGCAGACACCTACGAACGAGTCTTTCAGACGACACTCCGTCACGTTGAGCGTCCCGTCATCAAAGAACGAGCCAGAGAAACCACCGCCACCTTCATCGATGCGGCGGACAGCCAACAATTTGGCAAAATTGACACGGAAAACAGCTCCTTAGCTGAGTTCTTAGATGGGGTCGCCATTAATGAACCGGTGTACTATCTGGGATATCCCTCTCCCTCGCCAACCCCCCCCAGCGTCCGTCAAACCTATCTCCAAGTTCCCGACGGTCTCGCCCAAGCCTTAAACGCCCAATCTCTCCATGAGCAAGGCATCTGCGGTCAAGGAACCCATGTGGTGATGGTGGATACGGGATGGTACCGACATCCCTATTTTGCTCAACATAACTATCACGTAGACGTGAAGTTAGCCCCCGGTTCCGATTCCCCTGACTGGGATCATCATGGCCATGGAACGGGGGAGTCGGCGAATCTGTTGGCGATCGCCCCCCAAACACAATTAACTGTGGTCAAAGCCGATGTGGCGCTCAAGGGCAAATTCCGCAATGTTAACTCCATTGCTGCCTTTCGCACCGCCGCCCATCTCCGTCCTGATATTATTTCCTGTAGTTGGGGAACAGATATCCGCTATCCTCCCATCTCCGCCTACAATCGTCTCCTCGCCGCCACTGTTGTCGATGCCATTCATGAGGGGATTATTGTGGTTTTTGCCGCCGGGAATGGTCACTGGGGCTTTCCTGCCCAACATCCCAATGTTTTGTCCGTGGGGGGGGTCTATTTACACCTGGATGGTCCCTTAAAGGGTCAGTTAGAAGCCAGTAATTATGCCAGTGCGTTTAACAGTCCCCTGTATCCAAAACGGGGGGTTCCCGATGTCTGCGGCTTAGTGGGACAACGGCCCGATGCCAGTTATATTATGCTCCCCGTTCCCCCAGGGAGTCGCATTGATAAAAACCGCGCCCTCGCCGGGGATGAAACGGAGTCTAATGACGGCTGGGCGGCGTTTAGTGGCACCTCGGCAGCAGCTCCCCAAATTGCTGGAATTTGTGCTTTAATACGGCAGATGGCTCCAAGGTTATCGCCGTTTCAGGTTAAGGAAATTCTGCAAAAAACGGCTCGCGATGTCCAGTCGGGGGGATGCCATCCAGCCGCTGGGGGCTATCGGTCTCAGCCGGGGTTTGATTTGGCGACTGGGGCCGGTTTAGCGGATGCAGGGAGTGCGATCGCGTTTCTCACTCAGAGGCGGTTTTCAACGCATCAGAGGGGCAATTACGATGTTTATCAGTCATCAATTCGGAGGGAACCTCAAATGTCAGATTTTCCTAAGCTACGCCAAAATTTGGAAACGCTTATTGTTGAGTTTAATGAGCTTCTGCAAGAGAAGTTTGAAGCCGGGGATATTGAGGCAGTTGAGCTAAGTCTTTCTGAGGGTAACTTTGTCAGGCGATCACCGAAAACTCGCGGTATTCTTGCCCTAGTAAAGTTGTTAAAAGAGTTAGATGACCCTGCCAACCTAGAATTGAAACACGTTTTCGCTGCCCAGAGTTTGTTGAAAATCCATCAATATCGCGAACTGGCGACGGAAGTATTGATTGAGGCAGTTACTCATGAATCTAAAAAGATTTCAGAGGCGGCAACTCAGGCTCTTGGTGAACTCATGAATTTAGGGCGAGTTTCAGAAGATTCAACTAATTGTTGCCAATCAGCCCCAGAAAATCCATCAATATTATTTGACGGTATGTCTATAGATTTGTTTTTTGAGACAAATCCAGGAGAGTATCGCAGATTTGGGACTGGAAAAAAACAACGTGATGGCTCTTATCTTGTACGTTTGACCTAG